From the genome of Vigna angularis cultivar LongXiaoDou No.4 chromosome 11, ASM1680809v1, whole genome shotgun sequence, one region includes:
- the LOC108333534 gene encoding dolichyl-diphosphooligosaccharide--protein glycosyltransferase subunit 4A produces MIDDQDLGFFANFLGVFIFVLVIAYHFVMADPKFEGN; encoded by the coding sequence ATGATTGATGATCAAGATCTGGGTTTCTTTGCCAATTTTCTTGGCGTCTTCATCTTTGTGCTGGTGATAGCATACCATTTTGTTATGGCTGACCCAAAGTTTGAAGGGAACTAG
- the LOC108333341 gene encoding uncharacterized protein LOC108333341 — MEMESGPPPNDLCSICHANFHIPCQANCSHWFCANCIMLVWQHASGTSCCKCPLCRRPITLLIPTEHSLSQRHDPEVAQILSKIHAYNRVFGGQPSSFFQRVQDLPFLLHRLLREFLNPQRSLPLVIRARVFVAMIASVVYILSPIDLIPEAILGIVGLLDDVLIGLICFLHVAALYRSVLYLRHAGS, encoded by the exons ATGGAAATGGAGTCTGGTCCTCCTCCCAACGATCTCTGTTCAATCTGCCATGCCAACTTTCACATTCCTTGCCAAGCCAATTGCTCTCACTGGTTTTGTG CAAATTGCATCATGCTCGTGTGGCAGCACGCATCAGGAACAAGTTGTTGCAAATGCCCTCTCTGTCGCCGACCCATCACTCTCTTAATCCCCACCGAACACTCTCTCAGCCAGCGTCATGACCCTGAAGTTGCTCAGATTCTCTCCAAAATTCATGCTTATAACCGTGTCTTCGGTGGCCAACCTTCCTCTTTTTTTCAG AGAGTGCAAGATCTTCCTTTTCTGTTGCACAGGCTGCTTCGGGAGTTCCTAAACCCTCAAAGATCCCTTCCTCTTGTCATCCGTGCCCGTGTCTTTGTTGCT ATGATTGCAAGTGTTGTATACATCCTGAGCCCAATTGACCTCATTCCTGAAG CTATATTAGGAATAGTTGGTCTCTTAGATGATGTCTTAATTGGGCTCATCTGCTTCCTACATGTTGCTGCCCTTTATAGATCAGTTCTTTACCTCCGTCATGCCGGTTCCTGA